A stretch of the Erinaceus europaeus chromosome 1, mEriEur2.1, whole genome shotgun sequence genome encodes the following:
- the TBC1D20 gene encoding TBC1 domain family member 20, whose translation MALRSAQGDGPTCSRWDGGSEKDFNAKRKKKVADIYQALNSEPTDVAALRRMAISEGGLLTDEIRQKVWPKLLNVNTNDPPLISGKDLRQMSKDYQQVLLDVRRSLRRFPPGMPEEQREGLQEELIDIILLILERNPQLHYYQGYHDIVVTFLLVVGEKLATSLVEKLSTHHLRDFMDPTMDNTRHILNYLMPIIDQVNPELHDFMQSAEVGTIFALSWLITWFGHVLSDFRHVVRLYDFFLACHPLMPIYFAAVIVLYREQEVLDCDCDMASVHHLLSQIPQDLPYETLISRAGDLFVQFPPSELAREAAAQQQAEKTAASTFKDFELASAQQRPDMVLRQRFRGLLRPEDRTKDVLTKPRTNRFVKLAVMGLTVALGAAALAVVKSALEWAPKFQLQLFP comes from the exons ATTTCAAtgccaaaaggaaaaagaaggtagCAGACATATACCAGGCCCTGAACAGTGAGCCCACTGATGTGGCTGCCCTCAGGCGCATGGCCATCAGTGAAGGAGGGCTCCTAACTGATGAGATCAGGCAAAAAGTATGGCCCAAGCTCCTCAATGTCAACACCAATGACCCACCTCTTATATCAG GGAAGGACTTACGACAGATGAGCAAAGACTATCAGCAAGTGCTGCTGGATGTCAGACGGTCTTTAAGACGGTTCCCTCCTG GCATGCCAGAAGAACAGAGAGAAGGGCTCCAGGAAGAACTGATTGATATCATTCTCCTCATTTTGGAGCGCAACCCACAGCTACACTACTACCAGGGCTACCATGACATTGTGGTCACGTTTTTGCTGGTGGTAGGCGAAAAGCTGGCAACATCGCTGGTAGAAAAATTGTCTACCCACCACCTCAG GGATTTCATGGATCCAACCATGGACAACACCAGGCATATATTAAACTATCTGATGCCCATCATTGACCAGGTGAATCCAGAACTCCATGACTTCATGCAAAG TGCCGAAGTGGGGACCATCTTTGCCCTCAGCTGGCTCATCACCTGGTTTGGCCATGTCCTATCTGACTTCAGGCATGTTGTACGGTTATATGACTTCTTCCTGGCCTGCCACCCACTGATGCCCATTTACTTTGCAGCTGTT aTCGTGTTATATAGAGAACAGGAGGTCCTGGATTGTGACTGCGACATGGCTTCAGTCCACCACCTGTTGTCCCAGATCCCTCAGGACCTGCCCTATGAGACGCTGATCAGTAGAGCAGGAGACCTCTTCGTCCAGTTCCCCCCATCTGAACTTGCCCGGGAAGCAGCTGCCCAGCAGCAAGCTGAGAA AACGGCAGCCTCTACATTCAAAGACTTTGAGCTGGCATCAGCTCAGCAGAGGCCTGATATGGTGCTGCGGCAGCGGTTTCGGGGACTTCTGCGGCCTGAGGATCGAACAAAAGATGTCCTGACCAAGCCAAGGACCAACCGATTTGTGAAACTGGCAGTGATGGGGCTGACTGTTGCACTTGGAGCAGCTGCTCTGGCTGTGGTGAAAAGTGCCCTTGAGTGGGCCCCTAAGTTTCAGCTGCAACTGTTTCCTTAA
- the LOC103113512 gene encoding dolichyl-diphosphooligosaccharide--protein glycosyltransferase subunit 4-like, which yields MSLDMVLCTESLSKIITDVKFTIFTTMLYMSLFLLVMLYHYMTVNSPKKQE from the exons ATGTCCCTGGATATGGTTCTGTGCA CCGAGTCCCTGAGCAAGATAATCACTGATGTGAAGTTCACCATCTTCACCACCATGCTGTACATGTCGCTATTCTTGCTTGTCATGCTGTATCATTATATGACAGTCAACAGCCCCAAGAAGCAGGAGTGA